A section of the Fundidesulfovibrio magnetotacticus genome encodes:
- the gdhA gene encoding NADP-specific glutamate dehydrogenase encodes MEALMALVTSQDPHEKEFHQAVSEVFESIKPLLDMRPEYRKAKILERLVQPERVMMFRVTWEDDAGEVHVNRGYRVQMNSAIGPYKGGLRFHPSVNLGILKFLAFEQVFKNALTTLPMGGGKGGSDFDPKGKSDSEVMRFCQAFMAELWRHIGQFIDVPAGDIGVGAREIGYLYGMYKKLANEFSGVLTGKSLNWGGSLIRPEATGYGCVYFSAEMLASRNDTLEGKVCLVSGSGNVAQYTVEKLLDLGARPVTLSDSSGYIYDEAGIDREKLAFVKQLKNIRRGRIEEYAQKYPTAVYTACEANRTCDPLWNHKADCAFPSATQNEINGTDAQNLVNNGVKVVAEGANMPTTPAGVNLFLQERILYGPGKAANAGGVSVSGLEMSQNSMRIAWPREEVDDRLRMIMKSIHRTCADAAQAAGVPGNYVTGANIAGFRKVVEAMLDQGLV; translated from the coding sequence ATGGAAGCGTTGATGGCCCTCGTTACAAGCCAGGACCCGCACGAGAAGGAATTCCATCAGGCGGTCAGCGAAGTCTTCGAGTCCATCAAGCCGCTTTTGGACATGCGCCCGGAGTACCGCAAGGCGAAGATCCTGGAACGGCTGGTCCAGCCTGAGCGGGTGATGATGTTCCGCGTCACCTGGGAGGACGACGCCGGGGAAGTCCACGTGAACCGGGGCTACCGCGTCCAGATGAACAGTGCCATCGGTCCCTACAAGGGGGGGCTGCGCTTCCACCCCTCCGTGAACCTCGGCATTTTGAAGTTCCTGGCCTTCGAGCAGGTGTTCAAGAACGCCTTGACCACGCTGCCCATGGGCGGGGGCAAGGGCGGCTCCGACTTCGACCCCAAGGGCAAGTCGGATTCCGAGGTGATGCGCTTCTGCCAGGCCTTCATGGCGGAACTCTGGCGGCACATCGGCCAGTTCATCGACGTGCCCGCCGGGGACATCGGCGTGGGCGCGCGCGAAATCGGCTATCTCTACGGCATGTACAAGAAGCTGGCCAACGAGTTCTCGGGCGTGCTCACGGGCAAGAGCCTGAACTGGGGCGGCAGCCTCATCCGCCCCGAGGCCACGGGCTACGGCTGCGTCTACTTCAGCGCCGAGATGCTGGCCTCCAGGAACGACACCCTGGAGGGCAAGGTCTGCCTGGTGTCGGGCTCCGGCAACGTGGCCCAGTACACCGTGGAAAAACTCCTGGACCTGGGAGCCAGGCCCGTGACCCTCTCGGACTCCTCCGGATACATCTACGACGAGGCGGGCATCGACCGGGAGAAGCTCGCGTTCGTCAAGCAGCTCAAGAACATCCGGCGCGGACGCATCGAGGAGTACGCCCAGAAGTATCCCACGGCGGTCTACACGGCCTGCGAGGCCAACCGCACCTGCGATCCCCTCTGGAACCACAAGGCCGACTGCGCCTTTCCATCGGCCACCCAGAACGAGATCAACGGAACCGACGCCCAGAACCTGGTGAACAACGGGGTGAAGGTGGTGGCGGAAGGGGCCAACATGCCCACCACCCCCGCCGGGGTGAACCTCTTCCTCCAGGAGCGCATCCTCTACGGCCCGGGCAAGGCGGCCAACGCGGGCGGCGTGTCCGTGTCCGGGCTGGAAATGTCGCAGAACAGCATGCGCATCGCCTGGCCCCGCGAAGAAGTGGACGACAGGCTGCGCATGATCATGAAGAGCATCCACCGCACCTGCGCCGACGCGGCCCAGGCCGCCGGAGTGCCGGGCAACTACGTGACGGGGGCCAACATCGCGGGGTTCAGGAAGGTGGTGGAGGCCATGCTGGACCAGGGCCTGGTTTAG
- a CDS encoding aldehyde ferredoxin oxidoreductase family protein, with protein sequence MHGFHNRILTVDLTRRTFAVEPASDEVLEAGLGGKGLATRLLLERNPAGADPLGPENRLIFAAGPFCGGTAWGGSRYGVFTKSPLTGFYAESYSGGRTPEALDAAGFDAVVLEGAADAPLALRIHPEGCEFHDASGLWGMDVYQTEEAALERFALPGREHGRPGAVVIGPAGERLVRFAMIANDKWRCAGRAGVGAVMGSKRLKAVVFQGDRKREPFDAKGLRAYSAAFAKAGVENKGVKAYRAQGTTMMVALMNTVGAFPAKYWSQGNCAHWEKISGETFHKEHDVTPHACLKCFMACGRMATLRSGRHAGLTLEGPEYETIYAFGGLCMIEDMGEVVYLNDLCDRLGMDTITAGNLCALAMEANAQGRGFTDIAYGDAQAAARLIEDMAAGRGAGEVLSQGIVPAARHWGLEDLAIHVKGMEPPGYDPRVLKGMGLAYATSDRGACHLRTTFYKPELAGFIPADAIEGKAEMLVDYEDRLTIFDTLILCRFFRDLYTWEELEKIIPLVTGLDASKEALRRRAAYVSDLTRTFNLREGLTPADDRLPRRLHKEALPDGRALKEEELDYMLKDYYRHRGWSAEGRPGAVL encoded by the coding sequence ATGCACGGATTCCACAACCGTATCCTCACCGTGGACCTCACCCGGCGCACCTTCGCCGTGGAACCCGCGAGCGACGAGGTGCTGGAGGCCGGATTGGGCGGAAAGGGACTGGCCACCCGCCTGCTCCTGGAGCGCAACCCCGCCGGGGCCGACCCCCTGGGCCCGGAAAACCGCCTGATCTTCGCGGCCGGGCCCTTCTGCGGCGGAACGGCCTGGGGCGGCAGCCGCTACGGCGTGTTCACCAAGTCGCCCCTCACGGGCTTCTACGCCGAGTCCTACTCGGGCGGGCGCACCCCCGAGGCCCTGGACGCCGCCGGTTTCGACGCCGTGGTCCTGGAGGGCGCGGCCGACGCGCCCCTGGCCCTGCGCATCCATCCCGAGGGCTGCGAGTTCCACGACGCCTCCGGCCTCTGGGGCATGGATGTCTACCAGACCGAAGAGGCCGCCCTGGAACGCTTCGCCCTGCCCGGCCGCGAGCACGGCAGGCCCGGGGCCGTGGTCATCGGCCCGGCCGGGGAGCGGCTGGTGCGTTTCGCCATGATCGCCAACGACAAGTGGCGCTGCGCCGGCCGCGCGGGCGTGGGCGCGGTGATGGGCTCCAAGCGGCTGAAGGCCGTGGTCTTCCAGGGCGACCGCAAGCGCGAGCCCTTCGACGCCAAGGGGCTTCGCGCCTACTCCGCCGCCTTCGCCAAGGCGGGCGTGGAGAACAAGGGCGTGAAGGCCTACCGCGCCCAGGGCACCACCATGATGGTGGCCCTCATGAACACTGTGGGCGCGTTCCCGGCCAAATACTGGAGCCAGGGCAACTGCGCCCACTGGGAGAAGATCTCCGGCGAGACCTTCCACAAGGAGCACGACGTCACGCCCCACGCCTGCCTGAAGTGCTTCATGGCCTGCGGACGCATGGCCACCCTGCGCTCCGGCCGCCACGCCGGGCTCACCCTGGAGGGCCCGGAGTACGAGACCATCTACGCCTTCGGCGGCCTCTGCATGATCGAGGACATGGGCGAGGTGGTCTACCTGAACGACCTCTGCGACCGCCTGGGCATGGACACCATCACCGCCGGAAACCTCTGCGCCCTGGCCATGGAGGCCAACGCCCAGGGACGCGGCTTCACGGACATCGCCTACGGCGACGCCCAGGCCGCCGCGCGCCTGATCGAGGACATGGCGGCGGGGCGCGGCGCGGGCGAGGTGCTCTCCCAGGGCATCGTGCCCGCCGCCCGGCACTGGGGCCTGGAAGACCTGGCCATCCACGTGAAGGGCATGGAGCCCCCGGGATACGATCCCCGAGTGCTCAAGGGCATGGGCCTGGCCTACGCCACCTCGGACCGGGGGGCCTGCCACCTGCGCACCACCTTCTACAAGCCCGAGCTGGCCGGATTCATTCCCGCCGACGCCATCGAGGGCAAGGCCGAAATGCTCGTGGACTACGAGGACCGGTTGACCATCTTCGACACCCTGATCCTCTGCCGCTTCTTCCGCGACCTCTACACCTGGGAGGAGCTGGAAAAGATCATCCCCCTGGTCACCGGCCTGGATGCCTCCAAGGAGGCCCTGCGGCGTCGCGCGGCCTACGTTTCGGACCTGACGCGAACCTTCAACCTGCGCGAGGGCCTCACCCCCGCCGACGACCGGCTGCCCAGGCGACTCCACAAAGAGGCCCTGCCGGACGGCCGCGCGCTGAAGGAAGAAGAGCTCGACTACATGCTCAAGGACTACTACCGCCACCGCGGCTGGTCTGCCGAGGGGAGGCCTGGAGCTGTCCTGTAG
- a CDS encoding ABC transporter ATP-binding protein: MTLLKVENIDVFYGDVQVVHDLSLEVHEGEVVSIIGGNGAGKSTLLKALSGLVPPRAGAITFRGERIEAMPPEKIVEKGIVHVPEGRRLFSLMSVADNLEIGAYNKRAFKLRDKTLRQVYDLLPRLLERREQMAMTLSGGEQQMVAIGRGLMALPGLLMLDEPSLGLAPILVKSIFETLRRIADTGTTVLLVEQDVHHSLSLSDRGYVLEHGRVALEGAAKELIDNKHIKSAYLGM; encoded by the coding sequence ATGACGCTGCTTAAGGTGGAAAACATCGACGTCTTCTACGGAGACGTGCAGGTGGTCCACGATCTCTCCCTGGAGGTGCACGAGGGCGAGGTGGTGTCCATCATCGGGGGCAACGGCGCGGGCAAGTCCACGCTGCTCAAGGCCCTTTCGGGGCTCGTTCCCCCGCGCGCCGGGGCCATCACCTTCCGGGGCGAGCGCATCGAGGCCATGCCGCCGGAGAAGATCGTGGAAAAGGGCATCGTTCACGTGCCCGAGGGCCGCAGGCTCTTCTCGCTCATGAGCGTGGCCGACAACCTGGAGATCGGGGCCTACAACAAGCGCGCCTTCAAACTGCGCGACAAGACCCTGCGCCAGGTCTACGACCTGCTCCCACGCCTCCTGGAACGGCGCGAACAGATGGCCATGACCCTCTCGGGCGGCGAACAGCAGATGGTGGCCATCGGCCGGGGACTCATGGCCCTGCCGGGGCTGCTCATGCTGGACGAACCCTCCCTGGGCCTGGCCCCCATCCTGGTGAAGTCCATCTTCGAGACCCTGCGCAGGATCGCCGACACGGGCACCACCGTGCTCCTGGTGGAGCAGGACGTGCACCACTCGCTCAGCCTTTCCGACCGGGGCTACGTGCTGGAGCACGGCCGCGTGGCCCTGGAAGGCGCGGCCAAGGAACTCATCGACAACAAGCACATCAAGTCGGCCTACCTGGGCATGTAG
- a CDS encoding ABC transporter ATP-binding protein, which produces MNILDVKGVTKRFGGLTAVHDLDLHIATGEILGLIGPNGAGKSTLFNCVAGVFPPTQGDILFNGTSIAGKKPWDLCDMGLARTFQIVKPFGAKTVLYNVMVGAFLRERSTARARDRAMHVLETLLLDHRAHQLAGNLTIADRKRLEIAKALATDPKLLLLDEVMAGLRPTEVDDMIAIIKTLRDKGVTVFVIEHIMRAVMALSDRVVVIQFGEKIAEGKPEDVTRDENVIKAYLGREYDAA; this is translated from the coding sequence ATGAACATCCTGGACGTCAAGGGAGTCACCAAGCGGTTCGGCGGCCTCACCGCCGTGCACGATCTGGACCTGCACATCGCCACCGGAGAGATCCTGGGCCTCATCGGACCCAACGGCGCGGGCAAGTCCACCCTGTTCAACTGCGTGGCCGGGGTTTTCCCGCCCACCCAGGGGGATATCCTCTTCAACGGCACCTCCATCGCGGGCAAGAAACCCTGGGACCTCTGCGACATGGGCCTGGCCCGCACCTTCCAGATCGTGAAGCCCTTCGGCGCCAAGACCGTGCTCTACAACGTGATGGTGGGGGCCTTCCTGCGCGAACGCTCCACCGCCCGAGCCCGCGACCGCGCCATGCACGTCCTGGAGACCCTGCTCCTGGACCACCGCGCCCACCAGCTGGCGGGAAACCTGACCATCGCGGACCGCAAGCGCCTGGAGATCGCCAAGGCCCTGGCCACGGACCCCAAGCTCCTGCTCCTGGACGAGGTGATGGCCGGGCTGCGCCCCACCGAGGTGGACGACATGATCGCCATCATCAAGACGCTGCGCGACAAGGGCGTCACGGTGTTCGTCATCGAGCACATCATGCGCGCCGTGATGGCACTTTCCGACCGTGTTGTGGTCATCCAGTTCGGGGAGAAGATCGCCGAGGGCAAGCCCGAGGACGTGACCCGCGACGAGAACGTCATCAAGGCCTATCTCGGGAGGGAATATGACGCTGCTTAA
- a CDS encoding branched-chain amino acid ABC transporter permease — translation MSRKQLDAILLVLAALVSFGLPLVVQSPTYLQILILLFFYAYLTTAWNLVGGFAGVLPMGHAVFVGIGAYTSTVLTLQYGISPWIGMLVGGVIAALVGVLIGKPTFRMRGAYFALCTIAFAEGFRVMIENIDMLGPIKLNGPRGLLIPLKGDSFWNYQFMHKEPYYYIILVMLVLVLALTWFISRSRMGYYLAAGGEEPEAAEALGINVARYKLMAMALSSFLTALAGTFYAQLMLYFYPKGLLGLDLSFEIAFIALIGGRGTIAGPLIGALALRPLNEFTRIYLSDQLPGLHLVIFGTILILVMLYQPKGLTPTLARLYDRLAAKITKPEAAGQGGAR, via the coding sequence GTGAGCCGGAAACAACTGGACGCAATCCTCCTGGTCCTGGCCGCCCTGGTCAGCTTCGGGCTGCCCCTGGTGGTGCAGAGCCCCACGTACCTGCAGATCCTCATTCTGCTCTTCTTCTACGCCTACCTCACCACGGCCTGGAACCTGGTGGGCGGTTTCGCGGGCGTTCTGCCCATGGGCCACGCCGTGTTCGTGGGCATCGGGGCCTACACCTCCACGGTGCTTACGCTGCAATACGGCATCTCTCCCTGGATCGGCATGCTCGTGGGCGGGGTGATCGCCGCGCTGGTGGGGGTGCTCATCGGCAAGCCCACCTTCCGCATGCGCGGGGCCTACTTCGCTCTGTGCACCATCGCCTTCGCGGAAGGATTCCGCGTGATGATCGAGAACATCGACATGCTGGGGCCCATCAAGTTGAACGGCCCCCGGGGGCTGCTCATCCCCCTCAAGGGCGACTCCTTCTGGAACTACCAGTTCATGCACAAGGAGCCCTACTACTACATCATCCTGGTGATGCTCGTGCTGGTGCTGGCCCTCACGTGGTTCATCTCGCGCTCGCGCATGGGCTACTACCTGGCCGCGGGCGGCGAGGAGCCCGAGGCCGCCGAGGCCCTGGGCATCAACGTGGCGCGCTACAAGCTCATGGCCATGGCCCTGAGCTCGTTCCTCACGGCCCTGGCGGGCACGTTCTACGCCCAGCTCATGCTTTATTTCTACCCCAAGGGGCTCCTGGGCCTGGACCTCTCCTTCGAGATCGCCTTCATCGCCCTCATCGGCGGGCGCGGCACCATCGCCGGTCCGCTCATCGGCGCGCTGGCCCTGCGGCCCCTGAACGAGTTCACCCGCATCTACCTCTCGGACCAGCTCCCGGGCCTGCATCTGGTGATCTTCGGAACCATCCTGATCCTCGTCATGCTCTACCAGCCCAAGGGGCTCACCCCCACCCTGGCCAGGCTCTACGACAGGCTGGCCGCCAAGATCACCAAGCCCGAAGCCGCCGGGCAGGGAGGCGCGCGATGA
- a CDS encoding branched-chain amino acid ABC transporter permease, translating to MTAVIQAVLNGAMMGAMYGLTALGLTLIFGVMKVVNFAHGSLLMVGMFSAYWLIKLTGMHPYLALLVVPPLLYFFGYFMQDLLIKPVFRAERQVREPLTVIIVTTGVWYVLDNLALMLFGAEYRTVRTAITGTSFTLGDIIVSIPKFSGFVISILTAVGLALFMKKTRTGKALQATSLDREAANLMGIDQYRIYNHAFGIGTAIAGIAGCVIIPFYYVYPSVGVVFDIRAFIIVVLGGLGSIQGAMIGGVIVGLIESVFSQFMPSTWTEAIIYAIFLVILFVKPSGLFGHKQDW from the coding sequence ATGACCGCTGTGATCCAAGCGGTGCTCAACGGCGCCATGATGGGGGCCATGTACGGGCTTACGGCCCTGGGCCTCACCCTGATCTTCGGGGTGATGAAGGTGGTGAACTTCGCCCACGGCTCCCTGCTCATGGTGGGCATGTTCAGCGCCTACTGGCTGATCAAGCTCACGGGCATGCACCCCTATCTGGCGCTCCTCGTGGTGCCCCCCCTGCTCTATTTCTTCGGCTATTTCATGCAGGACCTGCTCATCAAGCCCGTGTTCCGGGCCGAGCGCCAGGTCCGCGAACCGCTCACGGTGATCATCGTCACCACGGGCGTCTGGTACGTGCTGGACAACCTGGCCCTCATGCTCTTCGGCGCGGAATACCGCACCGTGCGCACGGCCATCACCGGCACGAGCTTCACCCTGGGAGACATCATCGTCTCCATCCCCAAATTTTCGGGCTTCGTGATCTCCATCCTCACGGCCGTGGGGCTGGCGCTCTTCATGAAGAAGACCCGCACCGGCAAGGCCCTCCAGGCCACCAGCCTGGACCGCGAGGCCGCCAACCTCATGGGCATCGACCAGTACCGCATCTACAACCACGCCTTCGGCATCGGCACGGCCATCGCGGGCATCGCCGGATGCGTGATCATCCCCTTCTACTACGTCTACCCCTCCGTGGGCGTGGTCTTCGACATCCGGGCCTTCATCATCGTGGTGCTGGGCGGCCTGGGCAGCATTCAGGGGGCCATGATCGGCGGCGTGATCGTGGGGCTCATCGAGTCGGTGTTCTCCCAGTTCATGCCCTCCACCTGGACCGAGGCCATCATCTACGCCATCTTCCTGGTGATCCTCTTCGTGAAACCTTCCGGCTTATTCGGCCACAAACAGGACTGGTAG
- a CDS encoding ABC transporter substrate-binding protein codes for MNTASFGRKLTGLLAAALLTAGLSTQALAQKSIKIGNVEPLSGPSASVGVQGKQAREMAIEEINAAGGIKSLGGAKLELVYADSKSDPTVGVSETERLINTEKVNIMTGCWNSAVTYPATQTAERYGIPFVVPVAVRDTITERGFKYVFRIAAKDSWWVRDQFRFLKDIQEETGQKMKTIAFVFENGDWGTGFAEKWRDLAKKEGYQIVLDEPYPSTATDLTPVVTKLKSANPDVVMLVSNASDAILLTNTMAEMKVKPKAIIASGGGHADPKFLENVAKNGLYLFDEVEWNTDVNKPGAKATNEKFKKKYGYDLTGESVDAYAAMYVIADALERAASTDPKKVRDALAATKLTTGPAMIVSYDGVEFDENGQNKNAGIVIVQVAEVDGKLDRVTVWPKAARRAGYTPVFPANK; via the coding sequence ATGAACACGGCGTCTTTCGGCAGAAAACTCACCGGACTCCTCGCGGCGGCGCTCCTCACCGCCGGTCTCTCCACCCAGGCCCTGGCCCAGAAGAGCATCAAGATCGGCAACGTCGAACCCCTCTCCGGCCCCTCGGCCTCGGTGGGCGTGCAGGGCAAGCAGGCCCGCGAGATGGCCATCGAGGAAATCAACGCCGCAGGCGGCATCAAGAGCCTGGGCGGAGCCAAGCTGGAGCTGGTCTACGCCGACTCCAAGAGCGACCCCACCGTGGGCGTCTCCGAGACCGAGCGCCTGATCAACACCGAAAAGGTGAACATCATGACCGGCTGCTGGAACTCGGCCGTCACCTACCCCGCCACCCAGACCGCCGAGCGCTACGGCATCCCCTTCGTGGTTCCCGTTGCCGTGCGCGACACCATCACCGAGCGCGGCTTCAAGTATGTCTTCCGCATCGCCGCCAAGGACTCCTGGTGGGTGCGCGACCAGTTCCGCTTCCTCAAGGACATCCAGGAGGAAACCGGCCAGAAGATGAAGACCATCGCCTTCGTCTTCGAGAACGGCGACTGGGGCACCGGCTTTGCCGAGAAGTGGCGCGACCTGGCCAAGAAGGAAGGCTACCAGATCGTCCTGGACGAGCCCTACCCCTCCACCGCCACCGACCTCACCCCCGTCGTCACCAAGCTCAAGAGCGCCAACCCCGACGTGGTGATGCTCGTCTCCAACGCCTCCGACGCCATCCTGCTCACCAACACCATGGCCGAGATGAAGGTGAAGCCCAAGGCCATCATCGCCTCCGGCGGCGGCCATGCCGACCCCAAGTTCCTTGAGAACGTGGCCAAGAACGGCCTCTACCTCTTCGACGAGGTGGAGTGGAACACCGACGTGAACAAGCCCGGCGCCAAGGCCACCAACGAGAAGTTCAAGAAGAAGTACGGCTACGACCTCACCGGCGAGTCCGTTGACGCCTACGCCGCCATGTACGTGATCGCCGACGCCCTGGAACGCGCCGCCTCCACCGACCCCAAGAAGGTCCGCGACGCCCTGGCCGCCACCAAGCTCACCACCGGCCCGGCCATGATCGTCTCCTACGACGGCGTGGAGTTCGACGAGAACGGCCAGAACAAGAACGCCGGCATCGTCATCGTCCAGGTGGCCGAGGTGGACGGCAAGCTCGACCGCGTCACCGTGTGGCCCAAGGCCGCCCGCCGCGCCGGGTACACCCCGGTGTTCCCCGCCAACAAGTAG
- the gabT gene encoding 4-aminobutyrate--2-oxoglutarate transaminase, whose amino-acid sequence MAQHTDKTQELLALRDRYVPKGPFNVTRFLAAKASGAVITDMDGRELIDFAGGIGVVNVGHCHPKVSAAVKDQADKYIHTCFHIVMYEPYIRLAEKLCTLAPGDFEKMAILANSGAEAVENAVKIARSHTKRQGVIVFEGGFHGRTLLTMSMTSKVKPYKFGFGPFAPEVYRMPYAYCYRCPIGLDRKTCDAACADLLNDFFIGHAAAESVACLVAEPVLGEGGFVTPPTRYFEKLSAICRANGIVYVADEVQTGFGRTGEYFAMTHHGVAADLVTVAKSMGGGMPISGVVGRAEIMDAPQIGGTGGTYGGNPVSCRAALAVLEVFEEEKLLERARTLGATLQARFAQWMERYEIIGEERGLGPMRALELVTDREKKTPAMAQAKALVKYCVDRGLLLLSCGTHGNVIRTLMPLVITDEQLERGLAILEEGFQEIAKGRL is encoded by the coding sequence GTGGCACAACACACCGACAAGACCCAAGAGCTCCTGGCACTGCGCGACCGCTACGTCCCCAAAGGTCCCTTCAACGTAACCCGCTTCCTGGCCGCCAAAGCCTCCGGCGCCGTGATCACCGACATGGACGGGCGCGAACTCATCGACTTCGCGGGCGGCATCGGCGTGGTCAACGTGGGCCACTGCCATCCCAAGGTTTCCGCCGCCGTGAAGGACCAGGCCGACAAGTACATCCACACCTGTTTCCACATCGTGATGTACGAGCCCTACATCCGCCTGGCCGAGAAGCTCTGCACCCTGGCCCCCGGGGATTTCGAGAAGATGGCCATCCTGGCCAACTCCGGGGCCGAGGCCGTGGAGAACGCGGTGAAGATCGCGCGCAGCCACACCAAGCGCCAGGGCGTGATCGTCTTCGAGGGCGGCTTCCACGGGCGCACTCTGCTCACCATGAGCATGACCAGCAAGGTGAAGCCCTACAAGTTCGGCTTTGGTCCCTTCGCCCCCGAAGTCTATCGCATGCCCTACGCCTACTGCTACCGCTGCCCCATAGGCCTCGACCGCAAGACCTGCGACGCGGCCTGCGCGGACCTCCTGAACGATTTCTTCATCGGGCACGCCGCCGCCGAGTCCGTCGCCTGCCTGGTGGCCGAACCCGTTCTGGGCGAGGGCGGCTTCGTCACCCCGCCCACCCGCTACTTCGAGAAGCTCTCGGCCATCTGCCGCGCCAACGGCATCGTCTACGTGGCCGACGAGGTGCAGACCGGCTTCGGACGCACCGGCGAATACTTCGCCATGACCCACCACGGCGTGGCGGCGGATCTGGTCACCGTGGCCAAGTCCATGGGCGGCGGCATGCCCATCTCCGGCGTGGTGGGACGCGCCGAGATCATGGACGCGCCCCAGATCGGGGGCACCGGCGGCACCTACGGCGGCAACCCCGTCTCCTGCCGCGCGGCCCTGGCCGTTCTGGAGGTCTTCGAGGAGGAAAAACTCCTGGAGCGCGCCCGCACACTGGGGGCCACCCTCCAGGCCCGCTTCGCGCAGTGGATGGAGCGCTACGAGATCATCGGCGAGGAACGCGGCCTGGGGCCAATGCGCGCCCTGGAACTGGTGACCGACCGCGAAAAGAAGACCCCGGCCATGGCCCAGGCCAAGGCGCTGGTGAAATACTGCGTGGACAGGGGGCTTCTGCTCCTCTCCTGCGGCACACACGGCAACGTCATCAGGACGCTCATGCCCCTGGTGATCACCGACGAGCAGCTCGAACGCGGCCTGGCCATCCTGGAAGAGGGCTTCCAGGAGATCGCCAAGGGCCGCCTGTAG